GACCGACCCCGGGTCAGCGCCGCTTTCAGGCGCGCGGCATCGTCACCCCGGTCGCCCGCGTCCCTGCCCCCGGCGCCGTCCCGGGGCCCGAACTCGACCTCGCAGTGCATGCAGTGTCGGCTGGTCGCCCCGACGCGGCCGCCACACTCCGAGCACCGGTAGTCCGCGGTCACGTGGGGACGTGTCGCCATGAGTGACTGCTATTCGCTGGGCGTGGTCTTGACGGTATGGGAGTCGCCGGACGCCCAATCGGGTAATCGGTTCTAGTTACTGTCGTGGCATTACGTACCATCCAGTAAACCTAATTAACTTGCTTCCGAACCACCGTACATGTCATACGACGGCCCGACACAGCTGTACATCGACGGCGAGTGGACCGACGCCGCGTCCGGCGAGACCATCGAGACGTTCGACCCGGCGACAGAGGACCAGTACGCCGAGGTGGCCTGCGCCGGTCGCGAGGACGTCGACCGCGCCGTCGCGGCCGCAGACCGCGCCGCGGCCCGAGACTCCGAGTGGCGGCGCATGGGCCCCGGCGAGCGCGGCCAGAAGCTCGACGCGATGGCCGACGCCATCGAGGAGATGAAAGACGAGATTGTCCTCGTCGAGTCCCACGACAATGGGAAGACGCCCTTCGAGGCGTCCATCGACGTGGGCATGGTCGTGAAGACGTTCCGGTACTACGCCGGCTGGACCGACAAGGTGACCGGCTCGACGGTCCCGGTCGACGGCCCGCGGCTGAACTACACCCGCCGCGAGCCCCTGGGCGTCACCGCCCACGTCTCGCCGTGGAACTACCCGTTCCAGCTCGCGGGGCGCTCGCTCGCCCCGGCGCTGGCCTGCGGGAACACCTGCGTCCTGAAGCCCTCCAGCCAGACGCCGCTGTCGGCGCTGTACTACGCGAAGGCCGCCGAGGAGGCCGGCCTCCCCGACGGCGTGATGAACGTCGTGCCCGGCAAGGGTAGCGAGGCGGGCGACCAGCTGACGACCCACGAGGACGTCGAGCACGTCGCGTTCACCGGCTCGACCGAGATCGGCAAGCGCGTGATGGAGTCCGCCGCCGAGAACGTCACCGGCGTCACGCTGGAACTCGGCGGGAAGGGCCCCCAGCTCGTCTTCCCCGACGCCGACCTCGAGGACGCGGCGGCCGGCGTCCGCAACGGTATCTTCATGAACTGCGGCCAGATGTGCTGGGCCGGCTCGCGCCTCGTCGTCCACGAGGACGTCCACGACGAGGTCGTCGACATGGTCGTCGAGATGGCCGAGTCCACGCCGCTCGGCTCCGGCATCGACGACGACGGCCGGATGGGCCCCCTCGTCTCCGAGTCCCAGTTCGAGGAGGTCGCCGAGTACGTGAACGAGGCGAAGGCCCAGGGCGCGACCATCGCGACCGGCGGCGGCCGCCCGGCCGACAGGGAGGACGGCTACTTCTTCGAGCCGACGGTGCTGACCGACGTAACCAACGACATGACCGTCGCCCGCGAGGAGATCTTCGGGCCGGTCCTCTCGGTCATCGAGGTCGAGAGCGAGGAGGAGGCCCTCGAGGTCGCGAACGACTCGCCGTACGGCCTGATGTCGGGCATCTGGACGACCGACATCACCCGCGGGCACCGCCTCGCGGAGAACCTCGACTACGGCATGGTCTCCATCAACGAGTACCCGGTCACGTTCCCGCAGACGCCCTTCGGCGGCTACAAGCAGTCCGGCAACGGCCGCGAGCAGGGCGAGGAGGCCATCCGCGAGTACACGCAGGTCAAGAACGTGAACGTCAACCTCGGCTGAGCTAGAGGACGACGAGCGACTCGGTCCGTTCTTTCAGCGCGCGGTTCATCCGCTGTATCCCCGCCTCGATGGCGGCGGCGCCGAACATCCGGTCGGTGGCGAGCCCGGTGAACGCCTGGTGCTGGACGACCCTGGTCCCGTCCTCGCGGGGGACGAGTTCGACGGTGTTCGTGGTGTCGAACTGGCGCTGTGAGAGGTAGTGCGCCCGCCACCGGAGCAACGCCCCGGGCTCGACGTCCAGGAGCCGCGGTTCGAGCCGGATGCTGCGCCCGCCCTGTGCCGCCAGCCGTACCGCTATCGTCTCGCCTTCGACGGCCCGCCCGGTCGCCTCGGTGAGGTACGGGTTCCACTCGCTGTACCGGTCGAAGTCCGTCAGCACCGTCCAGACCACGTCCGGCGGCGCGTCGATGTCGACGCTCGCCTCGACTTCGTTCATGCCAGAGGGAGGTCACGGACGGGCATGACGGTACCGCAGCGCCGCCGAAAGATGCGGTGTGGTAACACGTTCCCCGTCGTTCCAACACACTGGGAATCGGCCGCCCGTTCTTTGCAGGTGCAGGGACAGATTCGACGTGGGCCGCGACGAACGGTTCGGTGCTCACACCCACCCCGACCCAGTACCGTCGCCCCACCGAAGCCCCGCGGTACCGGGACCCTGCCCGGTGTCGCACTGCGAACCCACCAAGCCACTGTCTCTCTCTCTCTCCCTTTCCACGTGCCATTCTCGCAGTCGTGCCTTTCCCGCGCAGTCGCAGGTACCCGACCAATATTGCCGTAACTGTGGGTTATACGAGTGTAGGGAAATATGCACCACGTACATGAGCAAGGACGAGGATTCTCGCTTCGACACCCGCGCAGTCCACGCGGGGCAAGAGCCCGACCCCGCGACAGGGGCGCGAGCCCCACCACTGTACCAGACCACGTCGTACGTGTTCCCCGACGCCGACGACGCGGCGTCCCGCTACGCCCTCGACCGGGAGGACTTCATCTACTCGCGCATCTCCAACCCGACCGTCGAGACCCTCGAGGAGCGCCTGGCTGCGCTCCACGACGCCCCCGGGGCGGTCGCCACCGCCAGCGGGATGGCCGCCCTCGACGCCATCACCTTCGTCCTCGCCGAGGCCGGTGACAACGTCGTCTGCTCGACCGACACCTACGGCGGCACCACCTCCTACCTCTCGAAGTCGGCCCCCCGCCGCGGCATCGAACCCCGGTTCGTCGACACGCTCGACCTCGACGCGTTCGAGGAAGCGGTCGACGAGGACACCGCCTACGTCCACCTCGAGAGCATCGGGAACCCCTCGCTGGTGACGCCGGACTTCGAAGCCATCGCCGACATCGCCCACGAGGCCGGCGCCCCCCTCGTCGTCGACAACACGTTCGCCACGCCCGCGCTCTGTCATCCCACGGAACACGGCGCGGACGTGGTCTGGGAGTCCACGACGAAGTGGCTCCACGGCTCCGGCACGACCGTCGGCGGCGTCGTCGTCGACGGCGGCACCTTCGACTGGACCGCCCACGATTACCCCGAGGTCGGCGGCGAGAACCCGGCGTACCACGGCATCGACTTCTCCGACTTCGACGCCCCACTGGCGGCCGCGGTGCGCTATCGCTCCCTGCGCACCCTCGGCAACCAGCAGTCGCCCTTCGACGCCTGGCAGACCCTGCAGGGCCTCGAGACGCTCGGGGTCCGGATGCAGCGCCACTGCGAGAACGCCGCCATCCTGGCCGAACACCTCGCCGACCACGACGAGGTCGCCTGGGTCACCTACCCCGGCCTGGAGGAGCATCCGACCCACGACCACGCCACCGAGTACCTCTCCGACTACGGCGGCATGATCGCCTTCGGGCTGGAAGACGGATTCGAGGCGGGCAAGCGGTTCTGCGAGAACGTCGAGATAACCTCGTTCCTCGCGAACATCGGCGACGCGAAGTCGCTGGTCATCCACCCGGCCAGCACCACCCACGCCCAGCTCTCCGAGGCGGACCAGCGCGCCGCCGGCGTCCAGCCCGACATGCTCCGGTTCTCCGTCGGCATCGAGGACCCGGCCGACATCCTGCGCGACGTCGAGGCAGCCATCGACGCGGCGACGGAGGGACGATGAGCAACGAACAGGGGACCGCCTCGCTGGGGGAGTTCACCTTCCAGTGCGGCGAATCCATCGACGACCTCGAGATCGCCTACGAGACCTACGGCGAGTTCGACGGCTCGAACGCCGTCCTCGTCTGTCACGCCCTCACCGGCAGCCAGCACGTCGCCCGGCGAACCGCCCGCGGCGAGGACGAGAGCGGGACCGCCGGCCAGGCCCGCGCCTGGTGGGCCGACGTGGTCGGGCCGGGCAAGGCCATCGACACCACCGAGTACTACGTCGTCTGCGCGAACGTCCCGGGGTCGTGCTACGGCTCCTCCGGCCCCTCCAGCGAGGGCCCCGACGGCGAGCCGTGGGCGACCGAGTTCCCGCCCGTCACGGTCGGCGACTGGACCCGCGCCCAGCGCCGCCTGCTCGACGACCTCGGCGTCGGCCGCCTCCGTGCGGTCGTCGGCGGCTCCGTGGGTGGGATGAACGCCCTCGACTGGGCGGTCCGGTACCCCGACGACGTCCACCGCGTCGCCGCGGTCGCGGCCGCTCCGCGACTCGACGCGCAGTGCCTCGCACTCGACACCGTCGCCAGGCGCGCCATCACCAGCGACCCGGACTGGAACGGCGGCGACTACTACGGCGAGGACCGGCCCGACCCGACCCACGGCCTCGAACAGGCCCGCCGCATCGGCCACGTCATGTACCTCTCGAAGGCCTCCATGGAACACAAGTTCGGCCGCCGCGCCGCCGGCCGCGGCCAGTCCCGCGAGTCGCCCGACCCCGCGGGCGCGTTCTTCCCCTACCGCGACGTGGAGTCCTACCTCGACTACAACGCCGAGAGCTTCGTCGACCGCTTCGACGCCAACAGCTACCTCTACCTGCTGCGGGCCATGGACGACTACGACATGGCCGCCGGCTACGAGTCCGACGCGACCGCCCTCGGCGCGTTCGAGGGCGAACTCCTCGCGCTCTCCTTTACCGGCGACTGGCACTTCACGACCGAACAGTCCGAGGCCCTCGCCGAGTCCGCCCGCGATGTCGGCATCCGCTGTGCCCACCACGTCGTCGAGTCCGACCACGGCCACGACGCCTTCCTCGTCGAACCGAACAAGGTCGGCCCGCCGCTTTCGGACTTCCTGGCCGATGGCATCGACGGCAAGTCCATCACGGACACCGTCGAATCGGACGACGACGGCGACGTGCACGCGCCGGTACACACGAGTCTGTTCTCCTGAGGCCCGCTGGCCGCGCCCGTCGCTGCCCGGTTCGGTCCTCCGCCCGCCCCCGAGGGTTCAAATACTGGGAGGGGGCCAGATGGGGCCATGACTGGGAAACGAGCTGGCGACGACACGAGCACGACACCGGGTCCCGCGACCGCCCACCGCGACGGCGACCGGGTGGAGACGAGAGCGTCGACGACCGGGAGTGTGCTCTCGGAGCCGGCGGTCCGGAGCTACGTGAGATCGGTCGGGGGGTTGTACGCGGTGCTGGGGGCCGGGTTCGGTCTCCTGTCGTTCCTCGCGGGGACGCTCGACTCCTCGGTGCTGCAGCCGTCCGGGGAGTCGGGACTGGGTGCCTCCTTCGGCCTCGGCATCGTCCAGTCCGTCGGGACGGGCCTCGCGACGGTCGGCGTCCCCTTCCTCGCCGCGGTCCTCGCCGTCGCCGTCGGGTACTACGCGGGCCGAACGCTCGACGAGGCGGACGCCGTCACGTACGCCGCGGCCGGGTGCAGCACCCTCGTCGGCACCGTCGCGATGTGGGGGCTGTCGGCGTTCCTGACCCTGACGCAGGTCGAGGGCGTCTCGCTCTCGGTCGTGGACTTCGTGGTCCACGCTCTGCTCGCCGGCCTGGTCGTCGGTGCGGTCGCGGTGGGGACGGTTCGACTGGTCCGCACCGACCCACCGAACGCCTACGAGTCCGGCCCACAGCCTGCCTCGACCCGGCAGCCTGCGCTCCGGGACGACTGAGTGGGTCCCGACCGACTCAGCTGACGCGCTCGCCGTGTCGGACGGGACGAGCGGCCGGGCCTGCTGGGGAATCCTCCACCCTTCTTTTTTAGGTATCCCTGATAGCACATGCCAGATATATATGACCGAACATGTCAGCGCCGGTCGCGGCGGCGAACGCCCGTTTCTCACTTACTGCAGCGGTCCGGAGTCGCTGTCTGGAGAGCGTTGCTGCCCCGGTCTACTCCCCGTCCCCGGTCGGACCCCCTGTCAGAGACGCGCATCCGGATGGCCGTTGACCATCACCAGTAGTGTCACTAAAGATGAGTTTTCAGCTGTTGCACAAGTTTCATATATTAGGCGTCCTACGTGTTGAGTTGCTGTAATGAAAGCCAAGGGTGGTTGGGGCCACCAGATAGGGGTATCGACAGCGGTATTACTACTTACGCTCGCGCTCACCGTCGCAGCCGCCACAGGCCCTGCGGCAGCGACCGGTGCAGCAGCGACACTGACGGTGGACGCCGACGATACGTCCAACTACGATACGATACAGAACGCTATCGACAACGCCAGTGATGGCGATACCATCGTCGTCCACGACGGGACGTACGACGCGTTTCTGCTGAACGAGAACGTGACGGTCACAGCGGCCGACGGCGCGACGCCGACCGTCTCCGGGGACGGTCCCGCAGTCGTCCAGATCGAGCACCGGAACGGGAACCCGACGGGCGCGACCGTCGAGGGGCTCGAACTCACCGGGACTGCGACACTCGGTGTGGAGGTCCGTGCCGACGACGTGACGCTCCGTGACCTCTCTATCTCCGTTGCGAGTACGGGCGTCCAGGCGCAGGACGACTCCGGGAACGACGACGGT
This window of the Haloarchaeobius amylolyticus genome carries:
- a CDS encoding aldehyde dehydrogenase family protein, which gives rise to MSYDGPTQLYIDGEWTDAASGETIETFDPATEDQYAEVACAGREDVDRAVAAADRAAARDSEWRRMGPGERGQKLDAMADAIEEMKDEIVLVESHDNGKTPFEASIDVGMVVKTFRYYAGWTDKVTGSTVPVDGPRLNYTRREPLGVTAHVSPWNYPFQLAGRSLAPALACGNTCVLKPSSQTPLSALYYAKAAEEAGLPDGVMNVVPGKGSEAGDQLTTHEDVEHVAFTGSTEIGKRVMESAAENVTGVTLELGGKGPQLVFPDADLEDAAAGVRNGIFMNCGQMCWAGSRLVVHEDVHDEVVDMVVEMAESTPLGSGIDDDGRMGPLVSESQFEEVAEYVNEAKAQGATIATGGGRPADREDGYFFEPTVLTDVTNDMTVAREEIFGPVLSVIEVESEEEALEVANDSPYGLMSGIWTTDITRGHRLAENLDYGMVSINEYPVTFPQTPFGGYKQSGNGREQGEEAIREYTQVKNVNVNLG
- a CDS encoding SRPBCC domain-containing protein, producing MNEVEASVDIDAPPDVVWTVLTDFDRYSEWNPYLTEATGRAVEGETIAVRLAAQGGRSIRLEPRLLDVEPGALLRWRAHYLSQRQFDTTNTVELVPREDGTRVVQHQAFTGLATDRMFGAAAIEAGIQRMNRALKERTESLVVL
- a CDS encoding O-acetylhomoserine aminocarboxypropyltransferase/cysteine synthase family protein, with the translated sequence MSKDEDSRFDTRAVHAGQEPDPATGARAPPLYQTTSYVFPDADDAASRYALDREDFIYSRISNPTVETLEERLAALHDAPGAVATASGMAALDAITFVLAEAGDNVVCSTDTYGGTTSYLSKSAPRRGIEPRFVDTLDLDAFEEAVDEDTAYVHLESIGNPSLVTPDFEAIADIAHEAGAPLVVDNTFATPALCHPTEHGADVVWESTTKWLHGSGTTVGGVVVDGGTFDWTAHDYPEVGGENPAYHGIDFSDFDAPLAAAVRYRSLRTLGNQQSPFDAWQTLQGLETLGVRMQRHCENAAILAEHLADHDEVAWVTYPGLEEHPTHDHATEYLSDYGGMIAFGLEDGFEAGKRFCENVEITSFLANIGDAKSLVIHPASTTHAQLSEADQRAAGVQPDMLRFSVGIEDPADILRDVEAAIDAATEGR
- the metX gene encoding homoserine O-acetyltransferase MetX, yielding MSNEQGTASLGEFTFQCGESIDDLEIAYETYGEFDGSNAVLVCHALTGSQHVARRTARGEDESGTAGQARAWWADVVGPGKAIDTTEYYVVCANVPGSCYGSSGPSSEGPDGEPWATEFPPVTVGDWTRAQRRLLDDLGVGRLRAVVGGSVGGMNALDWAVRYPDDVHRVAAVAAAPRLDAQCLALDTVARRAITSDPDWNGGDYYGEDRPDPTHGLEQARRIGHVMYLSKASMEHKFGRRAAGRGQSRESPDPAGAFFPYRDVESYLDYNAESFVDRFDANSYLYLLRAMDDYDMAAGYESDATALGAFEGELLALSFTGDWHFTTEQSEALAESARDVGIRCAHHVVESDHGHDAFLVEPNKVGPPLSDFLADGIDGKSITDTVESDDDGDVHAPVHTSLFS